The following DNA comes from Micromonospora chokoriensis.
GTAGAGCTTGCGCTGGGCGGTGTCCGGCGCGAGCACCATGATCACGTCGGCCTCGGCGGCGGCCTGCGCCGGCGTGAGCACCCGCAGGCCCTGCTCCTCGGCCTTGGGACGGCTCTTCGAGCCCTCCGGCAGACCGATCACCACGTCGACGCCCGAGTCGCGCAGCGACAGCGCGTGGGCGTGACCCTGGCTGCCGTAGCCGATCACCGCGACCTTCCTGGCCTGGATCAGGCCGAGGTCGGCGTTGTCGTCGTAGTACACCTCAACGCTCATGAGAACTTCCCTTTCGTACGACGGCCGGGGCGGCCCGTCGTGGTTTCTGTGGTTGGGTCCGGGAGGCCCGCCGGGGCCGACCGGTGGCGGTCAGGCGGCCCGGAGCGCGGGACCGGCGGTGATCGAACGCGAGCCGCGTCCGATCGCCACCAGCCCGGACTGGACCATCTCCTTGATGCCGAAGGCCTCGAGGTCGCGCAGCAGCGCGTCGAGCTTGTCGGGGGTGCCGGTGGCCTCGATGGTGAGCGTGTCCGGTGCGACGTCGACGACCCGGGCGCGGAACAGGTTGACGGTCTCCAGCACCTGGGATCTCGCGGCGCGGTCGGCGCGGACCTTCACCAGCAGCAACTCCCGGGCAACCGACACCTGAGGATCCAACTCGACGATCTTCAGCACGTTGACCAGCTTGTTGAGCTGCTTGGTGACCTGCTCCAACGGGGACGACTCGGCGTTGACCACGATGGTGATCCGGGAGACGTCCGGGTTCTCGGTCTCGCCGACGGCGAGGCTGTCGATGTTGAATCCGCGGCGGGAGAACAGGCCGGAGACGCGGGCGAGCACGCCGGGCTTGTTCTCCACGAGCACGGACAGGGTGTGCATGGTCACTGCGTCTCCTTCTTCATGCCCTCACGGCCCTCGCTGCGCTCGGTGCATTCGTTCATGACTAGATGTCGTCCTCGTCGAAGACCGGGCGGACGCCGCGGGCGAACATGATCTCGTCATTGCTGGTGCCGGCGGCGACCATCGGCCAGACCATCGCGTCCTTGCCGACCACGAAGTCGATCACCACCGGGGCGTCGTTGATCTCCATGGCGGCGGCGATGGTCTTGTCGACGTCGGCCGCGTTCTCGCAGCGCAGGCCGACGCAGCCCAACGCCTCGGCGAGCTTGACGAAGTCGGGGATGCGGTGCTTGTGCGTGCCCAGCTCGGTGTTGGAGTAGCGCTCGTTGTAGAACAGCGTCTGCCACTGCCGGACCATGCCGAGGTTGCCGTTGTTGATGACCGCGATCTTGACCGGGATGCCCTCCAGCGCACAGGTGGCCAGCTCCTGGTTGGTCATCTGGAAGCAGCCGTCACCGTCCACCGCCCAGACCACGGTGTCCGGCTTGCCGACCTTCGCGCCCATCGCCGCCGGCACCGCGTAGCCCATCGTGCCGAGACCACCGGAGTTCAACCAGGTGTGCGGCTTCTCGTAGGAGATGAACTGGGAGGCCCACATCTGGTGCTGGCCCACCCCGGCCACGAAGATCGTGTCGGGGCCGGCGATCTCACCCAGGCGCTCGATCACGTACTGCGGGGAGAGCGTGCCGTCGGACGGCTCGTCGTAGCCCAGCGGGTAGCGGTCGCGCAGGTCGTCCAGTTGCGTCCACCAGTCGCCCAGGTCGGTGGTACGCCCCGCCGACCGCTCGACCGTCACCGCGGCGATCAGCTCGTCGATGACGTGCTTGGCGTCCCCGACGATCGGCACGTCCACGTGCCGGTTCTTGCCGATCTCCGCCGGGTCGATGTCCGCGTGCACCACAGTCGCGTCCGGGGCGAACGAGTCCAGCTTGCCGGTGACCCGGTCGTCGAACCGCGCGCCCAGCGCCACGATCAGGTCCGACTTCTGCAGGCCGTAGACCGCGGCCACAGTGCCGTGCATGCCGGGCATCCCCAGGTGCTGCCGGTGCGAGTCGGGGAACGCGCCCAGCGCCATCAGCGTGGTGACCACCGGGATGCCGGTCAACTCGGCCAGCCGGCGCAGCCCGTCGGTGGCGCCGGCCTTGAGCACCCCGCCGCCGACGTAGAGCACCGGCCGACGGGCGCCGGCCATCAGCCGCGCCGCCTCCCGGATCTGCTTGCCGTGCGGGTGCAGGGTGGGCCGGTAGCCGGGCAGGTCCAGGGTGGGCGGCCAGGCGAAGGTGGTCGGCGCCTGGAGCACGTCCTTGGGGATGTCCACCAGCACCGGGCCGGGCCGCCCGCTGCTGGCCAGGTGGAACGCCTCGGCCAGCACCCGCGGGATCTCCTCGGCGGTCTGGACGAGGAAGTTGTGCTTGGTGATCGGCAGGGTGATGCCCTGGATGTCCGCCTCCTGGAAGGCGTCGGTGCCGATCGACGGACGGGCCACCTGCCCGGTGATCGCGACCATCGCCACCGAGTCCATGTACGCGTCGGCGATCGGGGTGACCAGGTTCGTCGCGCCCGGGCCGGAGGTGGCGATGCAGACGCCGACCTTGCCGGTGGCCTGCGCATACCCCGTCGCCGCGTGCCCGGCGCCCTGCTCGTGACGCACCAGGATGTGCCGGACCGTGGAGTCGTAGAGCGGGTCGTACGCCGGCAGGATCGCGCCGCCCGGGATGCCGAAGACGACGTCGACGCCGAGCGCCTCGAGGGACCGCACGAGCGAGCCGGCCCCGGAGACCTGGGCGGGAGCGGAGGGCCGTACCGCCGGAACGGCCGCGGTCGCCGCGCTGCGTGCGGCGGCCGGGTCGACGTCGACGCTCGGGTCGGCGGCCGCGCGGGCCCGGCGGGCGGTGTGGGCGAGGGTCTCGGGCGTGGGTCTCGTCATGGCGGTTCTGGCCTTCGGCTGGAGTGGCTGGTGGCTAGTCAAGCGTTGCGACACGGGCGGGGCCCGCCTCGCCAGGTTCCGATGGCAATAAAAACGGCCCTCGTGCAGATGCACGGGGCCAGCGCACTCTCATCAGGGAGAGTGCGCTCAGGTAAGTACTCGCAGCGACCGGTGTGACGACATGCGGCTAAGCCTGACGCATCTCACGCGATGAGTCAACTGATCCCACATGTTGGTTAACGGACGTCGGCGCGTCGCCCGGCGACGCGCCATCGGCAGCCGGGCTGAGCTGCGCCGACCCACCCGGATTCCGACGTGGCGCGGGCACCGGAGCGGGCCGCGCACCCGGTGAGGTCGCCGCCTCCAGCATCGCCTCCAGGTGCTCGGCCGGCACCCCCCAGCCGAACAGCGCGCCCTGGCCGAACCGGCAGCCGGCGGCCACCACGGCGGCCAACTCGGTCGGCGTGGTGACCCCCTCCGCGATCACCTCCAGCCCCAACTGGTGCCCCAACCGCATGACGATGTCGACCATCGGCGCGAACGCCGGACCGTCCTGGTCGACCGGGCGGACCGGCTCGTGCTCGGCGACCAGACTGTGGTCGATCTTCAAGATGTCGATCGGGAGGCGACGCAACTGCCCCAGCGACGAGTAGCCGGCCCCGAAGTCGTCCAGCGCGATCCGGACACCCGTCAACCGCAGCGCGGTCAGCCTCCGGATCAGCTCGTCCAGGTCGGTGGCGACCGCGTGCTCGGTGACCTCCAGCACCAGCCGCTGCGGCGGCACGTGGTGGGCGCGCAGCGCCTCGGCGACCTGGACCACGTACTCCGGGGCGTGCAACTCACGCGGTGACACGTTGACCGACACCCAGACGTCGTGCCCGTCCGCCAGCCAGCGGGAGAGCTGGTAGCAGGCCTGGTGCAGCACCCAGGCACCCAGCGGGGCGATCATCCCGCACTCCTCGGCGAGCGGGATGAACTCGTCCGGACGCACGTTGCCCAACTCGGGGTGGCGCCAGCGCAGCAGCGCCTCCGCGCCGACCGGCCGTACCGACGGCAGTGACGCCACCGGCTGGAAGGCCAACCGCAGCTCGTCGCGGTCGATCGCGCCGCGCAGCTCGTGCTCCACCGCCGTGCGCCGCCGCAACAGCTGGTCGTAGGCGGCGTCGTAGCGCTCGATGCGGTTCTTGCCACGCTGCTTGGCGTAACGCAGGGCCAGGTCGGCGTGGCGCAGCAGCAACTCCACGTCGGGTTCGCCGGCCCAACCGGCCACCCCGATGCTGACCGACAGGAAGACCGGCCCCTCCGGCTCGTCGTACGGCCGGTTGAGCACCCCGAGCAACCGTTCGGCGACCCGGTCCGCCTCGGCCGGCCGGCCCTGCATGAGGACGGCGAACTCGTCGCCGCCCAGCCGCGCGGCCACGTCGCCGGGGCGCAGGTTGCCACGCAGCCGCCGGCCCACCTCGGCCAGCACCGCGTCGCCCACGTCGTGGCCACGCATGTCGTTGACGTTCTTGAAGCCGTCCAGGTCGAGACCGAGCAGGGCGCGGGGAGTGCCCGTCGCAGCGCTGTCGTGCAGTGCGCGGAGCAGGCCGCGCCGGTTGGCCAACGACGTCAACGGGTCGGTGTGCGCCAGCTCACGGAAGTGCGCCTCCCGCTCGGCCAGGCGGTCCGCGTACCCCCGGACGTCGCGGAGGGTGACGTACTGGCGTGCCACCAGGGCGAAGCCCTCCACGCTGCCGGCCACGATGCCCGCCGCGGTGAACCGGCCGTCCTGGGCGAGGTGGTACATCGCCGAGCCGGCCATCGCCAGCATCGGGGCGATGGCGTACTCACCGTCGCGGCCGATCAGGTCCAACTCGACCTGACCCGGCCGGTCGGCCCGGTGAACCGCGAAGGCGACGGTCGCCAGGCCGACGGCGAGCACCGCCGCGCCGGCCAGCGCCATCGTCGGCCCGGCCTGGCAGAGCCCGGTGCTGAGGCCCAGCCCGCCGCAGGTCACCGTGGTGATGCCGACACTGAGCGCGGCGAGTCGCCGACGCGGGCTCGCGGCGCGGAAGACCACGATCACGGCGAGACCGGCGGCGAGCGCCGCGCTCACCGTGGTGACGAGAATCGCCGGGCAGGCCATCGGGGTGGCGGCGCCGAGCAGCCGGGTGGGATCGGAGAAGAGCACCCAGCCGACGAACCACAGCGCGGCGGCCATGACCAACCCGTCCAGCGCGAGGCGGGCCGTTCCCGTCGCGGTCGCGGCCACCCCCGGCAGCCGCAGCAGACCGGCGGCGAAGAGCAGCCCGCTCACCGCCGTGCCGATCGCCACCACTGTCGCCCAGCCCGTGCGCTGCCCCTGCTCGTGGGCCCAGTGCTCGTTCGCGGTGAGCGCGGCGAGAACCCCGATCAGCAGGCTGACCAGCGCTCCCCCGGCGGCGGCGGCGAGCAGCACGTGTGCCGGTCGGCGCGACCCGGTGCGCCGTCCGGCGACCACTGCCAGCAGCCCGGCGGCCGCAGCGGAGACGAGCCCACTGAGCACCGCGACGGCGACCATGCCCGGGGGGAGATGCACGCCTCCAAGAGTGCCGGATGGGCGTACGCCGTGGGGGGCTGGGTGTGCATCTGTTGGGACACAGGGCCTACCGGGGAGGTTCGGCGCGGTGGCGGTGTCATGCTGGTACGCATGCCTGAGCTGCGATCGAGGACTTCCACACACGGTCGGACGATGGCCGGCGCCCGGGCCCTCTGGCGGGCCACCGGGATGACCGACGACGATTTCGGCAAGCCGATCGTCGCCATCGCCAACAGTTTCACCCAGTTCGTGCCTGGTCACGTACACCTCAAGGACATGGGTGGCCTGGTCGCCGACGCCGTCGCCGAGGCCGGCGGGGTGGGCCGGGAGTTCAACACCATCGCTGTCGACGACGGCATCGCGATGGGTCACGGTGGCATGCTCTACTCGCTGCCCAGCCGTGAGTTGATCGCCGACGCGGTGGAGTACATGGTCAACGCGCACTGCGCGGACGCCCTGGTCTGCATCTCCAACTGCGACAAGATCACCCCCGGGATGCTGCTGGCCGCGCTCCGGCTCAACATCCCGACCGTCTTCGTCTCCGGCGGCCCGATGGAGGCCGGCAAGACGATGGCGATCGAGGGCGTGGTGCACAGCAAGATCGACCTGATCGACGCGATGATCGCCTCGTCGAACGAGACGGTCACCGACGAGCAGCTCGGCGAGATCGAACGCTCCGCCTGCCCGACCTGCGGCTCGTGCTCCGGCATGTTCACCGCCAACTCGATGAACTGCCTCACCGAGGCGATCGGGCTGGCGCTGCCCGGCAACGGCTCGACGCTGGCCACCCACGCCGCGCGACGGTCGCTCTTCGTCGAGGCCGGCCGCACCGTCGTGGACATCGCCAAGCGGTGGTACGACGGCGACGACGACTCGGTGCTGCCACGCGTGGTGGCCTCCAAGGCCGCCTTCGAGAACGCGGTCGCCCTGGACGTGGCGATGGGCGGCTCCACCAACACCGTGCTGCACCTGCTCGCCGCCGCCCGGGAGGCGGAGATGGACTTCGGCGTCGCCGACATCGACGCGATCTCCCGGCGGGTGCCGTGCCTGGCCAAGGTCGCGCCCAACTCCCCGAACTACCACATGGAGGACGTGCACCGGGCCGGCGGCATCCCCGCGATCCTCGGCGAACTGGACCGGGCCGGGCAGCTCAACCGGGACGTGCACGCCGTGCACTCCCCCTCGCTGGCGCAGTGGCTGGCCGACTGGGACGTCCGCGGCGGCTCCCCCAAGCCGGAGGCGGTCGAGCTGTTCCACGCCGCGCCGGGTGGCGTGCGTACCGTCGAACCGTTCTCCACCACCAACCGGTGGTCGTCGCTGGACACCGACGCGGCCGGTGGCTGCATCCGCGACCGCGACCACGCCTACTCCGCCGACGGCGGGCTGGCCATCCTGCACGGCAACCTGGCACCGGCCGGCAGCGTGGTGAAGACCGCCGGCGTGCCGGACGACTGCCTGACCTTCCGCGGCCCGGCGAAGGTGTACGAGTCGCAGGACGACGCGGTGACCGCGATCCTCGCCAAGCAGGTCGTCGCCGGGGACGTCGTGGTGATCCGGTACGAGGGCCCCAAGGGCGGTCCCGGTATGCAGGAGATGCTCTACCCCACCTCGTTCCTCAAGGGACGCGGGTTGGGCCGCTCCTGTGCGCTGCTCACCGACGGCCGTTTCTCCGGTGGCACCTCCGGTCTCTCCATCGGGCACGTCTCCCCCGAGGCCGCCTCGGGAGGGCTGATCGCCCTGGTGCACGACGGTGATGAGATCGTCATCGACATCCCGAGCCGGTCGATCTCCCTCAACGTGCCGGAGGACGAGCTGGAGGCCCGACGGGTGGCGGAGGAGAAGCGCGACAAGCCGTACACCCCGACCGACCGGCAGCGCCCGGTGTCGGCGGCGCTGCGCGCGTACGCCTCGATGGCCACGTCGGCCAGTGACGGCGCCTACCGCCGCGTCCCGGAGTGACCGCCGCCCGCTGATACCGGGGTGTCCCACTGGCTCGGACACCCCGGTATCGGCGAAACACGGTCCCCGGATGTCGGTCGGGTGGGCTAGCGTGTCGTCGATCAATTCGGGGGAAGCCCGGATTCCTGCGGGGAAGAGGCGTGTACGTGGCATTTGGCAAGAAGTCCGTGGCGGTGGCGGTCTCGGCGCTCACCGTGTTCGCTGTCTCCGCCTGCGGCACGACGTCCGGCGGGTCCGGCGGTTCCGACGCCGCCAAGCAGCCCAGCGTTCTTGAGCTGTTGGCCAGTGACCTGAAGGGGTCGCTGCAGAAGACCGCCGACGCCACCACCAAGAGTGACTCGGTGACCGTGAGCATGACGGGCACCGCAGGCGGCGAGAAGGTCGAGATGAAGGGCGTCATCGACCTCGGCGACCCGGTCAAGGCCGAAATGACGACGAAGGACCCGAAGGGCGCCTCGACTGTCGTCCGGATGATCGGCGGGGTCGTCTACGTCGAGATTCCGGCGGAGGACCGCGCGGACATGAACGGCAAGCGCTGGATGAAGATGGACCTCAGCGAAGCCGGCAAGCAGGCGGGGATGAACGTCGGCAAGCAGTTCGAGGACATCGACCCGACCAAGCAGGTCAAGACCCTGCTCGCCACCGAGGGCACGAAGGTGGTCGGGCAGGAGACGGTGAACGGGGCGGCCACCGTCCACTACACCGTCACCGTGCCGGTGGCGACCCACCTTGAGCAGATCGACGCGAAGCTGCGGGCTGGCGTCGAGCAGCAGATGACCAAGATGGGCGTCAAGGAGATCATCACCGACCTGTGGGTCGACGAGCAGTACCAGCCCCGCCGGGCGGCCATGAAGATGGGCCCGTTGGGCGACCTGGTGATGGACTACACCGACTACGGCAAGGCGGTGACGGTTGAGGAGCCGCCGGCGGCGGAGACCCTCGACTTCGCCGAGATGCTCAAGGGTCTGCAGGGCCTGACCACGAGCTGACCAGCCATAACGGCACTGCCCGGCCAGCGCGGAGACGCGTTCGGCCGGGCAGTGCCGTTCCCGGGCCCTCGTCGCGCCCCGCTGGCAGCCGATCCCGGGTCAGCCGAGTTCGCGCAGGTCGAGGGCTTCGGCGAGGAGGCGTACGCCGTCCTCGTCGTGTCGGTGCACAGTGCAGCCGGCGCGGGTGAAGCGCACGGTGACCACCTGCCCGGCGTGCCGGGCGGCCAGCCGCCACAGTTCCGGCTCGGGGTCGACGACGTCGCGCGGTCCCGAACGGGGCACCGGGATCGGCGCTGTCGGGTCGGTCGGGGCAGCCGCGGCGACGGCGTCGGTCAGGCACTCGATGCACCAGGCGAGCGCGGCGGCCAGGCTCGGCCGGTGGGGAACGTCGTCGGGGCGGACGGGTGCGGCGAGCGGCTGCACCTGCACCGACCAGCGCACTCCGTCGGTGAGCAACGGGTCACCCGCGTGGCGCCGCAGGTCGGTGACGGTGACCGACACGGTCTGGTGCAGACGGTGGTTGCCGCTGCAGGTGAAGCAGGGCAGCGCGGACGGGCGCAGGCCGGCGCCGCAGCAGTGCGGGCAGTCGGGGTCGGCGGGGCGCCCGCCGAGCCGGCAGTCGCAGGCGCGCAGCCGGCTGGGTGGCCGACAGTCCGGGCAGGGCCGCCCGGCGACGGGTTCACCCAGCCAGGGCGGGTCGGGTGGTGCGTAGCCGCGGGTCACCGGCACATCCACGCGGCGAAGCACCTGACCGGTGGGTTGCTCCGCGAAGGTCTCCACCGGCTCACCGGGGCGAAGGGTGGTGTGCCACCACCGGCCGTTGCGCCAGAGGGCCTGCGCGCCGGGCAGTTCGTCGCCGTTGGTCGCGTCGATGCAGTCGGCCAGGACGCGGCGTTCAAGCTGGTCGACGTCCACCTCCGGGTCGGCGGGTGGACGCGGCGAGTCGGGGCGCAGTAGTCGGGCGGCGGCCGCCAGGCCGCGCTCGGCGAGGCCGGTGAGTGCGGCGGTCGCGGAGGTGGAAGCCAGCACCTCCGGCAGGTCCCGATACCCGCCGGGCAAGCCGGACGGCACCGGGGAGCCAGGCACCTCGTACCGGACGGTCCACCCGAACCCCGCGCCGTGCCGGCGGGCCTCGACGACCAGGTCGAGCAGGAGCAGGTCGGCCAACGCGCAGAGCCGGGCCAGCCGGGCGGCCGGGTCGACGGTCGGCGCGACCGTGGATCGGCCGAGCACCAGCCGCCAGGCTGCGTGGTCGGCCCGCAGGATGGCCTGCGCCTCCAGCTCGTGTCGTCGCATCGCGGGCAGGTCGGGTCGCCACTCATTGGTCAGCCACAGCGATGGCGCGTCGGCTTCGGCCACGACCGCGCCGACAGTGGCGGCCAGGTCGCGTACCCGGGAAGCAAGGTCGACCACCCAACGGCCCGCCGGGTCGCGGTGGGGGTGGAGGCTGCCGGGCACGACCTGCTGGGACGCGACAGCGCCGGTGTCCAGGTTGGCGACCGAGACCACGAGCTGCGCCCGCCGCCGGCCGCGCCGGCCGCAGCGATAACAGGGGTACGCGACGTGGCCCGCGCCGCGACACTGCTCGCAGCTCCGGTATGCCTCCCGAGGCGGCCCGAGCACGTCGGCGTCGGCGAGGAACCGGTCGCCGTAGGTGGTGCACCGGCACGGTTCCAGTGTGAAAGTCATCCCGTCGCAGTCCGGGCAGACGACGACGGGCGCGGCGGTCACCGACACCGCCGGGACGCGCAGTGACCGTCGTGCTCCATCCGCCGCACGCACCGCTTGCCGCCGTCGAGCGGCAGGTCGCAGAACACCCGGTGGCGTACGCCCTGCGCGTCCTCGGCGGACACCGTGGTCTCCCCAGCGTCCACCTCGGACAGGAAGCTCAACGAGCGGGCCAGGGTGCCGGCGAAGTGCTGGGCCGCCGGCAGGTCAGCGGCGGTGAACGGCAGGTGCGCCACCCAGCGGGCGCTCATCGGCGGGCCGCCAGGTCCTCGCGGGCCCGCCGGGACTGCCAGCACTTCAGCGCGTCCTTGATCCGCTCGGTTTCCCGCCGGCTGCTGCCCAGCGCCGCGTACACCTCGGCGAGGTCGTGGGCAACCCGGTCGAGGAACTCGGCGACCTCCACGGCGTCCACCCCACGTCGGCCGCGCCGGGTGAAGCTGCGGTCGCGGACCTGCCACGGCTTCAGGGGTACGTAGTTGGCCGCCCGGTAGAACGCCGGCCGGGGTGGCTCGGCCCGGAGATGACGGAGAAACGCGCGCACGAAGCAGCACCACCCTTCCTCGCAATTGTTCGACGTCCATTGGCGTGGGAATTGCGCGTCCATCGCCGTTGTCGGGACCATCTTGTAAGGTCAGAGACACCATTGCAATGAATGTCCAATCACACTGTTCCGGTATTTGCGCGCAACATTTCCCTGTTGCAGAACGGCTGTCGGGATGTTGCAAAACTCAACAGGAAGGAGAGCCGGGTGGCCGATGACATGGGCTCGACGGTGCCCCGACGCCAGCTCGGCAGGGCGCTGCGTGACCTGCGCACCGAGGCGGGGGCGACCCTCGACGCGGTCGCCGAGGCGCTGGAGTGCAGCCGCCAGAAGGTGTGGCGGATCGAGAGCGGGCTCGGTTCGGTGCGCGGCGTCGACGTCCGAGCGATGTGCGAGCTGTACGGGGCGACGGGCGAACTGACGCGGGCGCTGACCGCACTGGCCGGCGAGACGAAAGCGAAGGGGTGGTGGCACGCATACGGCGACGCCGTCCCGGAATGGTTCGAGCTGTACGTGGGCCTCGAATCCGCCGCTTCGAGGCTTCGCTTCTACAAGAACAGTCTCGTGCCTGGCATCCTCCAAAGCCGCGACTACGCCCGGGGCATCTACCGCATCGACCAGCCCGACATGAGCGACGACGACCGGGAGCGCGCGGTCGACCTCCGCCTACAACGGCAGTCCCTGCTGACCCGTCGTCTGCCACGGGCTCCACAGGTGCAGGTGGTGCTCTGCGAGTCGGTGCTCCTCCGGCCGGTGGACGACGCCGAGACCATGGCCGGGCAACTCCACCACCTTCTGGCGATGACCCGGATGTCGAACGTGTCGATTCGGATCTTGCCGCTCACTGCCGGCCCTCACTATGGTGCGGTGGGCGGCGAGTTCGTTCTTTTGGACTTTCCGCTCGGTAACCGAAGCACTCCCGAGCCGCCTGTGGTCTACAGCGAATCGTGGACAGGCTCGCTGTACCTCGACCGGCCCGCCGAATTCGCCGCCTACGAGAAGGTCTGGGCGGGGCTGCTCGACCGCAGCCTTGATGAGGGACAATCGTTCCAACTGATCAATAAGATCATCGGGGAGGTCCACCATGGCTGATCTGACCGACGCCCACTGGCGCAAGAGCACCCGCAGCGGCGGCAACGGCGGCGAGTGCGTCGAAGTCGCCGACAACCTGCCCGGCCTCGTCGCCGTACGCGACAGCAAGGACCCGCACGGCCCTGCCCTCGCTTTCCCCCCTGCCGCCTGGGCCACGTTCGTCCAAGCGACCGACACCTTTCGCTGAGGCTTCGGTGGGTGCCCGGGAGTCGCCCGGACACCCACCCACCTTCGGGACGAAGCGTTCGAGATTGTTCGAGGTCCGTAAGGTCCGGCAGGGGCTTAGCAAGCTGGCACCACAACGCCAGCGGTCGGATCTACCGCAGGTCAGCGCCTACTCAACGAGGCACCGGACGCGGCGGGGCATCTCGTCGTAGTGAGGCTGGTGGCGAGCATCGCCCTCCACCGGTCTGTTCATTCCATCCGCAAGGGAATAGTGAGGTTACGAGATCGCGAGCGTACGGACCGAGTTCAGCGACCTGCTCCGTGCGATGGCACGGCGTGACTGGGACACGGTGGACCAACTCCTCGACGGGTTGGAGACTTCCGGGTGGCACGGTGGTAACCAGGTGATCGGCCCTGCGTTCGCCATCGCGATCAACGATCGCTTCGCCGTCGGCCACTCTCCCACCGACGTCGCTCGTTTCGTGACCGAGACTCGTGCCCGGTTCCCTGGCGCTGAATCAGTCCCCACAGTGAAGATGGAAGGGCTCGCCCGCACGGCCCTCGGTGAGGTCGGGCTGATCGACAGTCTCAGTCCGGAGACCGCCCTTCAGATGCAGATCATGTTCCTCGGCAAGCTTCTGCAAGACCGCGACCCCAACGAGGCGCAGTTGGAGGAGTTCATCGCCGACGTGGAGCAGACGGCTGCCGAGCACATGTAATCGGCAGGGCTGCATGCCACCTTCATCTCCGATAGTGTCCGTTCGACCACGCAAACGTGAACTCGTCGCGCGATCGTCGGACGGAGGCGGCATGGCCAGCATCGAGGAAGTCAAGGCGGCGCTGATGCAGGCCGCCGAGCAGGGCAATGTGTCGGTTAACCAAATCCGTGCCGCCGCCGAGAACACCGAGCAGATGTTGACGCGGCTACGTGCCATCGCCGCCGGCACCGGGCACCCGACGATCGCCGAAGCCATCGCCCGAGGCGAGCAGAGCAAACAACGCCTGGCCGAGGCCATGACTCTGGTACAGGGCAGTTCGGAGGCTGCACGCCGCTACATCGGCGTGCTCGGCTGAACACCGTGCCTCCACGATGAGCCTCGGCGACGTCAAGGCGGCTCTCCGCGCGGCCATCGAAGCGGCCCGCCAAGGACAGGAAGTCTTCGATCAGGCCTCTGCCGAGGCGAAGACAGCGACCGCAGCGGCAGAAGCCATTCTGAATGACAGCCGAGACGAGGACGTGCGAGCCGTTTACCAGGCACTTGCCGCCGCGAGCGCGGAGGTTGAGCCGACCCGCCGCCGATTCGTCAACGCTGCCGAGCACGCGACCCGCTACCTCAAGCAACTCGGATGAGCGGCAGCATCGGTGAGCTCGTCGCGCAGCTTCTCGCCGTACGCGGAAAGCTTGATGCCGCCGCCGTCACGGCCCTGCGCGCCCGCACGGACGCGGAGCAGGCCCTGGCCCTCTTGGACGATGTCCGACGGGGTAGCAGCGACCGCGAGTTGCGGGAGGCCGCAACCGACGCCGCA
Coding sequences within:
- a CDS encoding DUF397 domain-containing protein, encoding MADLTDAHWRKSTRSGGNGGECVEVADNLPGLVAVRDSKDPHGPALAFPPAAWATFVQATDTFR
- a CDS encoding DivIVA domain-containing protein, with protein sequence MRAFLRHLRAEPPRPAFYRAANYVPLKPWQVRDRSFTRRGRRGVDAVEVAEFLDRVAHDLAEVYAALGSSRRETERIKDALKCWQSRRAREDLAARR
- a CDS encoding helix-turn-helix domain-containing protein — protein: MGSTVPRRQLGRALRDLRTEAGATLDAVAEALECSRQKVWRIESGLGSVRGVDVRAMCELYGATGELTRALTALAGETKAKGWWHAYGDAVPEWFELYVGLESAASRLRFYKNSLVPGILQSRDYARGIYRIDQPDMSDDDRERAVDLRLQRQSLLTRRLPRAPQVQVVLCESVLLRPVDDAETMAGQLHHLLAMTRMSNVSIRILPLTAGPHYGAVGGEFVLLDFPLGNRSTPEPPVVYSESWTGSLYLDRPAEFAAYEKVWAGLLDRSLDEGQSFQLINKIIGEVHHG
- a CDS encoding LolA-like protein; translation: MYVAFGKKSVAVAVSALTVFAVSACGTTSGGSGGSDAAKQPSVLELLASDLKGSLQKTADATTKSDSVTVSMTGTAGGEKVEMKGVIDLGDPVKAEMTTKDPKGASTVVRMIGGVVYVEIPAEDRADMNGKRWMKMDLSEAGKQAGMNVGKQFEDIDPTKQVKTLLATEGTKVVGQETVNGAATVHYTVTVPVATHLEQIDAKLRAGVEQQMTKMGVKEIITDLWVDEQYQPRRAAMKMGPLGDLVMDYTDYGKAVTVEEPPAAETLDFAEMLKGLQGLTTS